In Leptotrichia buccalis C-1013-b, the genomic window ACAAATGTTCGGTTATGCAACTGATCTAAGATCAAAAACACAAGGAAGAGCATCTTACTCAATGGAATTCGAAAAATATGTAGAAGTTCCAAAAAATATTGCTCAACAAGTAATTGATGAAAGACAAGGAAAATAATAAAAATTTAAAATAATAAAATTTAAAAATCTTAAAAAAATTTAAAATTAAAAAATAACGGAGGAATTATAAAAATGGCAAAAGCTAAATTCGAAAGAAATAAACCACATGTAAACATAGGAACAATCGGACACGTAGATCACGGAAAAACTACTTTGACAGCGGCAATCTCAAAAGTGCTGTCTGACAAGGGGCTGGCTGAAAAAGTTGATTTTGAAAACATCGATCAGGCTCCTGAAGAAAGAGAAAGAGGAATTACAATCAACACAGCGCACATTGAGTATGAAACAGACAAAAGACACTATGCCCACGTTGACTGCCCAGGCCATGCAGACTATGTAAAGAACATGATTACAGGGGCGGCGCAAATGGACGGAGCAATCCTGGTAGTATCAGCGGCTGACGGGCCAATGCCTCAGACAAGAGAACATATCCTGCTTGCAAGACAAGTAGGGGTGCCTTACATTGTAGTATTCTTAAACAAAGTTGACATGGTAGACGATGACGAGTTACTGGAACTGGTTGAAATGGAAGTAAGGGAACTGCTTAATGAATACGATTTCCCAGGAGATGACGTTCCAATAATAGCTGGATCAGCATTAGGGGCATTAAATGGTGAAGCAAAATGGGTAGAAAAAATTATGGAATTGATGGATGCAGTTGACGAATATATCCCGACACCAGAAAGACCAGTTGACCAACCATTCCTTATGCCGATTGAAGATGTATTCACAATTACAGGAAGAGGGACAGTAGTAACAGGAAGAGTGGAAAGAGGAGTAATCAAGGTTGGTGAAGAAGTGGAAATCGTAGGAATCAAACCGACTTCAAGAACAACTGTAACAGGAGTAGAAATGTTCAGAAAATTATTGGATTCAGGACAAGCTGGAGATAATATAGGAGCATTATTAAGAGGAACTAAGAAAGAAGAAGTGGAAAGAGGACAAGTACTGGCTAAACCAGGAACAATCAATCCACATACAGGATTTAAGTCAGAAGTATACGTATTGACAAAAGATGAAGGTGGAAGACATACACCATTCTTCACAGGATATAAACCACAATTCTACTTCAGAACGACTGATATTACAGGAGAAGTAAACTTACCAGAAGGAGTAGAAATGGTAATGCCTGGAGATAACATTGAAATGACAGTAGAATTAATTCACCCAATCGCGATGGAAGAAGGATTAAGATTTGCGATAAGAGAAGGTGGAAGAACAGTAGCTTCAGGAGTAGTAGCAACTATTACTAAATAGTTTTCTGTAAAGGACTTTCTTAAAGAGAAAAAACAAAAATAATTATTGCAGATAATGAAAATATTTGTTATAATATTTAGAAATGTAATAGAAAATAGTTCACAAATGCTGAATGAAAGGAGAAATTAGGTTTTATATCTAATTTCTCTAGTTATTAAATTAAACAGGAGGAAAAACTTTGGATAAAATAAGAATATATTTACAATCTTATGATCACAAACTGTTGGATCAATCTGCTAAAAAAATTGCAGAAGTAGCTAAGAAAAATGGTTCAGAATTAGCAGGACCACTTCCATTACCTACAAAAACTAAAAAATATACAGTTTTAAGATCAGTTCACGTGAATAAAGATTCAAGAGAACAATTTGAAATGAGAATTCACAGAAGATTTGTAGAAATTAAAAATTCAAATCAACAAATCGTAAATGCATTAGCATCATTAAACTTGCCATCAGGTGTGGGAGTTGAAATTAAGCAATCGTAAGGCTTAGTACAAGTTGGCTATTTCAAGAAAATTGTCAACCAATATATTAAGGAGGAAAAATAAAAAATGATATTAGGTAAAAAAATCGGAATGACTCAAATTTTCGAAGATGAAAAATTAATTCCAGTTACAGTAATCGAAGCAGGAACTAACTTCATTACGCAAATCAAAACTGAAGAAAAAGAAGGATACAACGCTATCACATTAGCATATGGAGATAAAAGAGAAAAAAACACAACAAAACCTGAATTAGGAATATTTAAAAAAGCAGGAGTTACTCCAAAAAGATTTCTTAAAGAATTTAAAGTAGCTAATCCAGCTGATTTTGCATTAGGACAAGAAATCAAAGTAGATGTATTAGAAGGTATCGAATTTGTTGATATTTCTGGAACTTCAAAAGGTAAAGGGACTGCAGGGGTTATGAAAAGACATAATTTTGGTGGAAACAGAGCTTCACACGGGGTTTCAAGAAACCATAGACTTGGAGGTTCTAACGCAGGAGGAGCCGCATCAAACAGTAACGTGCCA contains:
- the tuf gene encoding elongation factor Tu, yielding MAKAKFERNKPHVNIGTIGHVDHGKTTLTAAISKVLSDKGLAEKVDFENIDQAPEERERGITINTAHIEYETDKRHYAHVDCPGHADYVKNMITGAAQMDGAILVVSAADGPMPQTREHILLARQVGVPYIVVFLNKVDMVDDDELLELVEMEVRELLNEYDFPGDDVPIIAGSALGALNGEAKWVEKIMELMDAVDEYIPTPERPVDQPFLMPIEDVFTITGRGTVVTGRVERGVIKVGEEVEIVGIKPTSRTTVTGVEMFRKLLDSGQAGDNIGALLRGTKKEEVERGQVLAKPGTINPHTGFKSEVYVLTKDEGGRHTPFFTGYKPQFYFRTTDITGEVNLPEGVEMVMPGDNIEMTVELIHPIAMEEGLRFAIREGGRTVASGVVATITK
- the rpsJ gene encoding 30S ribosomal protein S10; its protein translation is MDKIRIYLQSYDHKLLDQSAKKIAEVAKKNGSELAGPLPLPTKTKKYTVLRSVHVNKDSREQFEMRIHRRFVEIKNSNQQIVNALASLNLPSGVGVEIKQS
- the rplC gene encoding 50S ribosomal protein L3, whose amino-acid sequence is MILGKKIGMTQIFEDEKLIPVTVIEAGTNFITQIKTEEKEGYNAITLAYGDKREKNTTKPELGIFKKAGVTPKRFLKEFKVANPADFALGQEIKVDVLEGIEFVDISGTSKGKGTAGVMKRHNFGGNRASHGVSRNHRLGGSNAGGAASNSNVPKGKKMAGRLGAEKVTVQNLQVIKFDVENSLLLVKGAVPGPKNGYLVIKKSVKKY